Proteins from a single region of Aerococcus viridans:
- a CDS encoding DUF6241 domain-containing protein has translation MKKVLNAFLVFLALVVAGGIVAVVYFSVSESGESSTTAASSSVASSTSSTASSSESSASSELEESESEEAEDSEYEGSEIEKALAQEAETKVLMGRELYGSWLHIDITQESQFLNAIHYMTHQKVQANSKQGALEITPERIAIMLEQAEAFSDSEHYPFYIEVLTAWNEGDFSNAVYAHNYVWNNKDGDIGEAYALSDDDQEAAFVEANFRNVDM, from the coding sequence TTGAAAAAGGTATTAAATGCATTTTTAGTTTTTTTAGCACTAGTAGTCGCGGGTGGGATTGTTGCTGTGGTCTACTTTAGTGTAAGTGAATCAGGCGAATCGAGTACCACCGCCGCGTCAAGTTCAGTAGCGTCGTCTACAAGTTCTACAGCTTCAAGTTCAGAATCAAGTGCTTCATCTGAATTAGAAGAGAGCGAATCTGAAGAAGCAGAGGATTCAGAATATGAAGGTTCAGAAATCGAAAAAGCGCTTGCTCAAGAAGCGGAAACCAAGGTATTAATGGGTAGAGAATTATATGGTTCTTGGTTGCATATTGATATTACCCAAGAAAGCCAATTTCTAAATGCCATCCACTATATGACCCATCAAAAAGTTCAAGCCAACTCGAAACAGGGGGCGTTAGAAATCACACCAGAAAGAATCGCTATCATGCTTGAACAAGCTGAAGCATTTAGTGACTCTGAACACTATCCTTTCTACATTGAAGTGTTAACCGCTTGGAACGAAGGGGACTTCTCAAATGCCGTTTACGCCCACAATTACGTGTGGAACAACAAAGATGGGGATATCGGGGAAGCCTATGCCTTGTCAGATGATGATCAAGAAGCTGCCTTTGTGGAAGCTAACTTTAGAAATGTAGATATGTAA
- a CDS encoding winged helix-turn-helix transcriptional regulator, with product MLIEFNNKEFYTTKDLALSIIGGKWKIPIIYHLLQKEVLRLSEFERLLPDINQRMLVRQLRELERDQVIERIVYQELPPKVEYKLTDIGKRLDNVVYAICDWGDEFLEDLSK from the coding sequence ATGCTTATCGAATTTAATAACAAGGAATTCTATACAACAAAGGATTTGGCGCTATCGATTATCGGTGGTAAATGGAAGATTCCCATCATTTATCATTTATTGCAAAAGGAAGTGCTACGATTAAGCGAGTTTGAGCGCTTGTTGCCAGACATCAATCAACGGATGCTCGTTCGACAACTCAGAGAATTAGAACGCGACCAGGTGATTGAAAGAATAGTCTATCAAGAGTTGCCACCAAAAGTTGAATACAAGCTAACGGATATTGGTAAGAGACTGGATAATGTCGTCTATGCAATTTGTGACTGGGGCGACGAATTTCTAGAAGACTTGTCAAAATGA
- a CDS encoding ArsR/SmtB family transcription factor → MAAIDIFKALANEHRSEIMHYLKNPTAYFSHETDADMTEHGVCVGEIQRVLGLTQSTTSHYLTMMSKAGLVTPTRLGKWTYYRRNEAAIQELSKFIDKEI, encoded by the coding sequence TTGGCGGCGATAGATATTTTTAAAGCTTTAGCAAATGAACACCGCTCAGAGATTATGCACTATTTGAAGAATCCAACGGCTTATTTCTCACATGAAACGGATGCTGATATGACGGAACACGGGGTTTGTGTGGGGGAAATTCAACGGGTGCTAGGGCTTACCCAGTCTACAACTTCTCATTATTTAACCATGATGAGTAAGGCTGGTTTGGTGACCCCAACTCGGCTTGGTAAGTGGACGTACTACCGTCGCAATGAGGCCGCAATTCAAGAATTAAGCAAGTTTATAGATAAGGAAATATAG
- a CDS encoding NADH-dependent flavin oxidoreductase gives MTNKLTDKVTLRHGAVLNNRVAMSPMQSQSGKRNGFVSDDTLKYYGSRSQAGGLIVTEFHYVSENGGPAYHPGYPEQLAVYSDAHLDGLTKLATAMKKDGNKAVLQIHHSGRAAVGQAISGQDVVAPSAIDFDFLSYPVRELTGQEIEDIIKDFGRATTRAIKAGFDGVEIHGANHYLLQQFFSAFSNQRNDQWGGSLEKRMAFPLAVVKEVKRVVAEQAPSNFIIGYRLSPEEIHGDVVGYDYRDATALVSEIVKNELDYIHLSLWGGYNSTPNGVDESYAKLFKAVLDDQTKLLAVGGVFDEESAKDAVENYTDIVVVGRGTLVDPQFGRKIQEGRGNEIFHEISPENMDYVSWTEGLKEAYSREDSLGLPPLPGGETIRHLHTGRYDMLGK, from the coding sequence ATGACAAACAAATTAACGGACAAAGTAACCCTACGTCACGGAGCCGTTTTAAATAACCGGGTAGCCATGTCACCCATGCAATCCCAATCTGGTAAACGCAACGGATTTGTGAGCGACGACACCTTGAAATACTACGGTTCCCGGTCACAAGCAGGAGGTTTAATCGTCACTGAATTCCATTATGTCAGTGAAAACGGTGGACCTGCCTACCATCCTGGCTACCCAGAACAATTAGCGGTTTATTCTGATGCCCATTTGGACGGTCTAACAAAATTAGCGACAGCTATGAAGAAAGATGGCAACAAAGCTGTCCTACAAATCCACCACTCAGGTCGAGCAGCAGTAGGTCAAGCAATTTCTGGTCAAGACGTTGTGGCACCATCAGCCATTGACTTCGATTTCTTATCTTATCCAGTGCGTGAATTAACTGGTCAAGAAATTGAAGACATCATCAAAGACTTTGGTCGGGCAACGACTCGTGCGATAAAAGCCGGTTTTGATGGGGTTGAAATCCACGGAGCCAACCACTACCTATTGCAACAATTCTTTTCAGCCTTTTCAAACCAGCGAAACGACCAATGGGGTGGTAGCCTTGAGAAACGCATGGCCTTTCCACTAGCAGTTGTGAAAGAAGTGAAACGCGTAGTCGCTGAACAAGCGCCAAGCAATTTTATTATTGGTTATCGACTTAGCCCTGAAGAAATTCACGGCGATGTGGTTGGTTACGACTACAGAGATGCTACAGCCTTAGTCTCTGAAATTGTGAAAAATGAACTCGACTATATTCACCTATCATTATGGGGAGGCTACAACTCTACACCAAATGGCGTGGATGAATCATATGCTAAATTATTTAAGGCCGTATTAGATGACCAAACTAAATTGTTAGCGGTTGGTGGTGTCTTTGACGAAGAAAGTGCTAAAGATGCAGTAGAAAACTATACAGATATCGTTGTTGTTGGCCGTGGTACGCTAGTAGACCCACAATTTGGCCGTAAGATCCAAGAAGGGCGCGGAAATGAGATCTTCCATGAAATTAGCCCAGAAAACATGGACTATGTCTCATGGACAGAAGGGCTGAAAGAAGCCTACTCTCGTGAAGATTCATTAGGCTTACCTCCACTACCAGGTGGTGAAACCATTCGACACTTACATACAGGTCGTTATGACATGTTAGGGAAATAA
- a CDS encoding ISL3 family transposase → MSHTFIIKQLCGIYDNNIDITIPKSMHLLPLEKYHEINHFVLHGVLTYKPKAYMHCGVKNTGNQDIIKHGFKPAIIRLPNTATNPILLKLQKQRFYCKHCAQTFIAETPLVEKFCYISKTIKSQISSELVETQSMRLIAKRYHVSSPTVAGTLMKASMGLSPKGNYLSNHLGVDEFKSTSRVANAMSAVLVDTHNRRLIDIVVDRKQASLIDYFSSFTRTARSNVKTVSIDLYTPYLEVIRTCFPNAKIVIDRFHIVKLLNETINSIRIKVMNAIKTTRPLDYNKLKKQWKLLLKNAEDLNFTDTHYVRQFGEAISEQRFVDYLLSISHELLVTYTLMNELKYAISTHDINIFNEILHGTKNQNLPSRTRRTIRTLAKFLPYIHNALKYTVSNGPTEGINNKIKLIKRTGFGYSNFHHLRARILVQFKLNYKPSNPKPYTFERMAS, encoded by the coding sequence ATGTCCCATACATTTATTATAAAACAACTTTGCGGTATTTACGACAATAATATTGATATTACAATACCAAAATCTATGCATCTGTTGCCACTTGAAAAGTATCATGAAATAAATCATTTCGTTTTACATGGGGTTCTTACGTACAAGCCTAAGGCTTATATGCACTGTGGTGTAAAGAATACTGGTAATCAAGATATCATCAAACATGGCTTTAAACCAGCTATCATTCGATTACCGAACACAGCTACTAATCCTATTTTACTTAAATTACAGAAGCAACGCTTTTATTGTAAACATTGTGCACAAACTTTTATCGCTGAAACACCATTAGTTGAAAAATTTTGCTATATTTCTAAAACCATTAAAAGTCAAATTAGCTCCGAATTGGTTGAAACCCAATCTATGCGGTTAATCGCTAAACGTTATCATGTCTCTTCTCCAACAGTGGCCGGAACTTTAATGAAAGCAAGTATGGGACTATCACCTAAGGGAAATTATCTCTCGAATCACCTCGGTGTAGATGAGTTTAAATCGACTAGTCGTGTAGCCAATGCGATGAGTGCTGTCCTTGTGGACACGCATAATAGAAGGCTAATTGATATTGTCGTTGATAGAAAACAAGCGTCGCTCATCGATTACTTTTCTTCTTTTACCCGGACTGCTCGAAGCAACGTGAAGACAGTTTCGATTGATTTATATACACCTTATCTAGAGGTCATCCGCACATGTTTCCCTAATGCGAAGATTGTCATTGATCGATTCCATATAGTAAAGCTGTTGAATGAAACAATCAATTCTATTCGTATTAAAGTGATGAATGCTATCAAAACAACCCGTCCATTGGACTACAATAAACTCAAAAAACAATGGAAATTGTTGTTAAAGAACGCTGAAGATTTAAATTTCACGGATACACATTATGTTCGTCAATTTGGTGAAGCAATATCAGAACAACGTTTTGTTGATTATCTTTTGAGTATCTCACACGAACTTTTAGTTACTTATACCCTGATGAATGAACTAAAATATGCCATTTCAACTCATGATATCAATATTTTCAATGAAATCCTACATGGGACTAAGAACCAAAATTTGCCAAGTCGTACGAGAAGAACTATCAGAACATTAGCCAAATTCTTGCCTTATATACATAACGCCTTAAAATATACTGTATCAAATGGTCCTACCGAAGGTATTAATAATAAAATTAAATTAATTAAACGAACAGGTTTTGGATATTCGAACTTCCATCATTTACGTGCAAGAATTTTAGTCCAATTCAAATTAAATTACAAACCATCCAATCCTAAACCTTATACATTTGAGAGGATGGCAAGCTAA
- a CDS encoding DeoR/GlpR family DNA-binding transcription regulator: MLKKKRHELILDLLKRNGTVSVTDIVDKLNVSDMTVRRDLTELEESGSLRRVHGGAISLGEYPKEELSHDAKKVINISEKNRIAEKAIELINDGDIIYMGPGTTMEIMAQKMERQDYEVYTNCLPVFNTLADKDINVYLLGGKIKKNTQAFNGYITLAVLENLKFHKAFFSANGVTSNSIMTATLEEGKTQELALNNSTEKYLLLDASKVGKEDFFTYYSLNDVTAVVINNDEDHRYEQIVKHSNVLLASE, translated from the coding sequence ATGTTAAAAAAGAAGAGACATGAACTTATCTTAGATTTATTAAAACGTAACGGCACCGTATCCGTAACTGATATCGTCGACAAGTTAAATGTATCAGATATGACTGTGCGACGAGACTTAACAGAACTAGAAGAAAGTGGTTCATTAAGACGGGTTCATGGGGGAGCCATTTCACTAGGTGAATATCCAAAAGAAGAACTATCTCATGACGCTAAGAAGGTCATTAATATCAGCGAGAAAAACCGTATCGCTGAAAAAGCGATTGAGCTAATTAATGACGGTGACATCATCTACATGGGCCCTGGTACCACCATGGAAATTATGGCTCAAAAGATGGAACGGCAAGATTACGAGGTATACACCAACTGCTTACCCGTCTTCAATACCCTGGCTGATAAAGACATCAATGTCTACCTACTTGGGGGTAAAATTAAGAAGAATACCCAAGCTTTTAATGGCTATATCACCCTCGCTGTACTGGAAAACCTAAAATTCCACAAGGCCTTCTTTTCTGCCAATGGGGTCACCAGTAACAGCATTATGACTGCCACCCTTGAAGAAGGAAAGACGCAGGAACTGGCTCTGAATAATTCAACTGAGAAGTACCTACTGCTAGACGCCTCTAAAGTTGGTAAAGAGGACTTCTTCACTTACTATTCTTTAAACGACGTGACTGCCGTAGTCATTAATAATGATGAAGACCACCGCTATGAACAGATTGTGAAGCATTCAAACGTCCTATTAGCTTCTGAATAG